The region TATTCCAGAAATGTTGAATTATTTTCACCAAGCGACAACGGAGATGCTCAACAATGGTGAATTAGTATCCGCCTTGGGTAACTATGACGGCCCACAAGGCAAAGATACATTTCTAACAGCCTTAGCTACCTTACTGCGGGAAACCTATGGTTGGGATATTAGCGAGAAAAACATCAGTCTAACCAATGGTAGCCAAAGTGCTTTTTTCTACCTGTTTAACTTACTGGCAGGCCAACAAAGTGATGGTAGCCACAAAAAAATATTACTGCCTCTCGCACCTGAATACATCGGCTACAGTGACGCAGGAATTGATGACGATATTTTTGTATCCTATCGGCCTGATATCGAGCTATTGGATAATCGCATGTTTAAATATCATGTGGATTTTGAACAATTACAAGTCGATGATGCCATCGCAGCCATTTGTGTTTCTCGGCCAACCAATCCCACTGGCAATGTGTTAACCGACACCGAAATCGTTAAACTGGATCAATTAGCACAAGATAAGGGGATCCCACTTATCATCGATAATGCTTATGGGACCCCCTTCCCTAATATCATTTTTGAAGAAGTGACTCCATTTTGGAACTCTAACACCATATTATGTATGAGTTTATCTAAATTAGGCCTGCCAGGTATACGCTGCGGTATCGTCATTGCCAATGAAGAAATAACTCAGGCACTGACCAACATTAATGGCATTATTAGTCTGGCTCCCGGAGGATTCGGCCCCGCGATTGCTAAGCATATGATTGACTCTGGCGATTTACTGCGTTTAAGCACCACGGTTATCAAACCCTTCTACCAAGAAAGAGCCGAGTTTGCAGTGGCCTTATTGCAAAGTGCTATCCATGATCCCAGATTTAAAATTCATAAACCTGAAGGCGCGATATTTCTCTGGCTATGGTTTGATCAATTACCTATATCCACCATGGAATTGTATAAGAGATTAAAAGCACGGGGTGTATTGATCGTACCTGGAGATCATTTCTTCTTTGGACAAAAAGAAGATTGGCAACATGCACACCAATGTCTACGCATGAACTATGTTCAAGATCAAACTCAAATGCGAGCCGGTATTGCCATTATTGCCGAAGAGGTCAACAAGGCTTATACACACGAGCTAACTAAATAACCAATTTCAAATCACGTTCGCTCATTGGGCTAACTTTTTGTTTGTTAGCTCGATGACAACCATAACATCAGTGCTGTTTAGTGCTGAGATCTAGCTTCTTTCAGCACGTTGTGAATATATTCCTCAACACACTACGGTTTATCCCTTGAAATTCAAGCCATCGATCTCACTGGCCCTTATTATAGGCTCAGACTACCCCTCGGTTTATAGCGACAATGTTTTTGTCGCATTGGATCTGTTTTAATATTAACAACTCATCGTAGACTTTACGGTCGATGAAATCAGAAGTAAAAAAATGACCATCGCTTCCTGTTAATTGATGTTTTTTAATATATTTATTGACCACTTGGTTCATCTCATTCGTTAACGTGTCCAGTAACTTAAGGGTTAACTTTTCACGTATCACTTTTTTTAACTTAGGTGAATCATTCTCCACCCTATCAAGCTGTCCTTTATCTGCAATAACTCTAGCGGCACTTTCTAAGGCACTCTTACCCGCACTTGATTTATTCATATCTAGCGCAGTAGCTATATTTAACAACACCAATTTATGATTTTTAGGCTCAGCTAGGTGACTACCATTAGCCACTAACCTATCAAGTTTAAGTGCGGCATAGCTAAGGATATGCTCGCTCCTGTATCCAAAAGTAGTTTGGGGATATACCGTATAGTCTTGTAAGAGATCTCCCAATATCGCATCAGATAAACACCACCAAAAAAACTTAAAGTACTGTTTATAATGAATAATGTTTAATTGTTAGTATAAACTAATAAAAAATAATTATTATGAGCATTATCAATATGACTAATGATGACTATAATGGGTTCAGATATCGAACCAATGATGATAAAAGGAAACTTGCAATGATCATGGATGAGCTATTAAATAACCTAGGGGCGCCTGAAGATAAAATAAAACGATATCAGGCATGTGTTAATGAGTTTGACCAACTCAATTTTGATGACGTATATATCAGAAAGATACGTAATGAGTTAATCTCACTAGAAAAAAATATGAAACGTACTGATACACGCTAGCGCAAAAAATAGAATATCTAGGGTTAACAGCATATGTTTTGTTGTAAGCCCTAGATATTTCATTTTACCAATACCCTATATGGATTTAAATATATCATCATTATCCCACCCCTATTCTTATGAGTAATAATCAGCATAATCTTCATACAGACCATTTCCTATTAAAAGTATCTAGCACATTAGCACCTAACGTTTGACTATCTAAATTACATCATTGGCTCTATATGATAGTTTTTTTTACACAGAAGC is a window of Shewanella sp. VB17 DNA encoding:
- a CDS encoding valine--pyruvate transaminase, producing MQFSKFGEKFNRYSGITRLMDDLNEGLRTPGAIMLGGGNPAAIPEMLNYFHQATTEMLNNGELVSALGNYDGPQGKDTFLTALATLLRETYGWDISEKNISLTNGSQSAFFYLFNLLAGQQSDGSHKKILLPLAPEYIGYSDAGIDDDIFVSYRPDIELLDNRMFKYHVDFEQLQVDDAIAAICVSRPTNPTGNVLTDTEIVKLDQLAQDKGIPLIIDNAYGTPFPNIIFEEVTPFWNSNTILCMSLSKLGLPGIRCGIVIANEEITQALTNINGIISLAPGGFGPAIAKHMIDSGDLLRLSTTVIKPFYQERAEFAVALLQSAIHDPRFKIHKPEGAIFLWLWFDQLPISTMELYKRLKARGVLIVPGDHFFFGQKEDWQHAHQCLRMNYVQDQTQMRAGIAIIAEEVNKAYTHELTK